Proteins co-encoded in one Psychromonas sp. L1A2 genomic window:
- the cysB gene encoding HTH-type transcriptional regulator CysB gives MKLQQLRYIVEVLNHNLNVSATAENLFTSQPGISKQVRMLEDELGIQIFERSGKHLTKVTPAGQEIIRYSTEILGKVESIKAVANQYTMPDQGKLNIATTHTQARYALPEVIKGFIKRYPKVSLHMHQGTPTQISESVVKGKTDFAIATEALHLYQDLIMLPCYHWNRSVIVPKDHPLANIKKLTIDDIAQHPIVTYIFGFTGRSELDEAFNAAGYKPNVVFTATDADVIKTYVRLGLGVGVIATMAINEDDDFCVLDASHIFKSSLTSIGFRKGSFLRDYMYDFMVRFAPHLTRPLVEKAIQLKYTAEVNKLFEDIELPIR, from the coding sequence ATGAAATTGCAACAATTGCGCTATATTGTCGAAGTATTAAATCATAACTTAAATGTATCAGCGACTGCTGAAAATTTATTTACCTCACAACCCGGTATTAGTAAACAAGTTCGTATGCTAGAAGACGAACTCGGCATTCAAATCTTTGAACGCAGTGGTAAACACCTCACTAAGGTAACACCTGCAGGACAAGAGATCATACGTTATTCAACTGAAATATTAGGTAAAGTTGAAAGTATTAAAGCGGTAGCTAATCAATATACTATGCCAGATCAAGGCAAGTTAAATATTGCCACAACGCATACACAAGCTCGTTATGCATTGCCTGAAGTCATAAAAGGGTTTATTAAACGCTATCCAAAAGTGTCATTACATATGCACCAAGGTACGCCAACACAAATTAGTGAATCAGTTGTTAAGGGCAAAACAGATTTTGCTATTGCAACCGAAGCGTTGCACCTTTATCAAGATCTTATTATGTTGCCTTGTTATCATTGGAATCGTTCGGTGATTGTGCCAAAAGATCATCCTTTAGCTAATATTAAGAAACTCACTATTGATGATATTGCACAACATCCTATTGTCACTTATATTTTTGGTTTTACCGGACGCTCAGAATTAGACGAAGCATTTAATGCTGCTGGCTATAAACCAAATGTGGTATTCACCGCAACGGATGCTGACGTTATAAAAACCTATGTTCGGTTAGGTTTAGGCGTGGGTGTTATTGCTACGATGGCAATTAACGAAGATGATGATTTCTGTGTACTCGATGCAAGCCATATCTTTAAATCTAGTTTAACCAGTATCGGCTTCAGAAAGGGGTCTTTTCTCCGTGATTATATGTATGATTTCATGGTTAGATTTGCTCCACATTTAACGAGACCGTTAGTTGAAAAAGCAATCCAATTAAAATATACAGCGGAAGTTAATAAGTTATTTGAAGATATCGAGCTACCAATAAGATAA
- a CDS encoding sensor histidine kinase, translating into MKNINNEQLDFSTILATSIHDMKNSLAMVLQSIEDLDLADNLTAQQHKSVSNLHYQTSRINSTLMQLLALYRDEKKQLPIFIEENSVNELLTDILERNRLYLNSHHIKVTVDVEKNLRGYYDVDLVSYLLSDIFINALRHAKSIVTISAYYQAPYLIFKIEDDGEGYPHYMMNVNDKNEGSTFNANKGRSGLGLLFAKKIAEAHQLKQLKGNICLINKPDNSGSIFTLQLP; encoded by the coding sequence ATGAAAAACATAAATAACGAGCAGCTTGATTTCAGCACTATATTAGCGACAAGCATACATGATATGAAAAATTCGTTGGCGATGGTTCTACAATCTATCGAAGATCTCGATTTAGCTGACAACCTTACTGCTCAACAACATAAATCGGTTTCAAATTTACATTATCAAACTTCACGCATTAACAGCACATTAATGCAGTTATTAGCGTTATACCGAGATGAAAAAAAACAACTACCTATCTTTATAGAAGAAAACTCAGTTAATGAACTATTAACCGATATATTGGAACGTAATCGTTTATATTTAAACAGTCATCATATCAAGGTCACCGTTGATGTTGAAAAAAACTTACGTGGCTATTATGATGTTGATTTGGTCAGTTATTTACTCAGCGATATCTTTATTAATGCACTACGCCATGCAAAAAGTATTGTCACCATCTCAGCTTATTACCAGGCTCCCTATTTGATATTCAAAATAGAAGATGATGGAGAAGGTTATCCGCATTATATGATGAATGTGAATGATAAAAATGAAGGCTCTACTTTTAATGCTAACAAAGGACGCAGTGGTTTAGGGCTTTTATTTGCTAAAAAAATTGCTGAAGCGCATCAATTAAAACAACTTAAAGGCAATATTTGTTTAATTAATAAACCAGATAATAGTGGTAGTATATTCACTTTACAGTTACCTTAG
- a CDS encoding DNA repair ATPase, giving the protein MYPLIISLVALLLIVMIGYNIIQQYKQKVETERRISVAKQHAVISEVDELLLFATKIPFTKILLLILKNRIRNALFIMMNMSPSTASYKEHFADTEAQIKQIKENYIEPTSNTFQIPNDDKEAVNLIKVTKKIRAVLRSEHAKGKINTNIFVAENRNLEIMQLKINLDTSIKRIIQAKSIKEYSNAKQMIDKLLKILESIPDKDNDLLQKQQLLVNHNNEVNLHLTDMGSSSNGDNHEKKRLMKENSKQKDIEMLFGDKQKW; this is encoded by the coding sequence TTGTACCCATTAATAATTTCTTTAGTCGCTTTACTGCTTATTGTCATGATTGGTTACAATATCATTCAACAATATAAGCAAAAAGTAGAAACAGAACGTCGTATTTCTGTTGCAAAACAACACGCGGTAATCTCTGAAGTTGATGAACTTTTATTGTTTGCAACTAAAATTCCATTCACCAAAATTTTACTGCTTATATTAAAAAATAGAATACGTAATGCTTTATTCATTATGATGAATATGTCGCCTAGTACTGCCAGTTATAAAGAACACTTTGCTGATACTGAAGCACAAATTAAGCAGATAAAAGAAAATTATATAGAACCAACCTCAAATACTTTTCAAATTCCTAATGATGATAAAGAAGCGGTTAATTTAATTAAAGTCACCAAAAAAATACGGGCAGTTTTACGTTCAGAACATGCTAAAGGAAAAATTAACACTAATATATTTGTTGCTGAAAATCGAAACTTAGAAATAATGCAATTAAAAATAAATTTAGATACAAGCATTAAACGTATTATTCAAGCTAAATCAATAAAAGAATATAGCAACGCAAAACAAATGATCGACAAATTATTGAAAATATTAGAATCAATTCCAGATAAAGATAACGACCTACTACAAAAACAACAGCTTCTTGTTAATCACAATAATGAAGTAAATTTACATTTAACCGACATGGGTTCCTCTTCAAATGGGGATAATCATGAGAAAAAACGTTTAATGAAAGAAAACTCTAAGCAAAAAGATATAGAAATGCTATTTGGTGACAAACAAAAATGGTAG
- a CDS encoding TraR/DksA C4-type zinc finger protein, producing MHQITFEQQQLLQQNLLAEFTQLKEKVKVRLTASSKQYLNDLVKDVDTMNADALIDSLVHSESHSLNLYKTQIQSIDAALQGIELGLYGLCSDCEVEIEVEELFECPTKQRCTACEIKYQQQKVKGYKL from the coding sequence ATGCATCAAATCACATTCGAACAACAACAACTTTTGCAACAAAACTTATTAGCTGAATTTACGCAGTTGAAAGAGAAAGTAAAAGTCAGACTAACAGCTTCTTCTAAACAATACTTAAATGATTTAGTTAAAGATGTCGACACCATGAATGCTGATGCTTTGATTGATAGCTTAGTACATAGTGAAAGCCATTCATTGAATCTTTATAAAACACAAATCCAAAGTATTGATGCTGCATTACAAGGTATTGAGCTTGGTTTATATGGTTTATGTTCAGATTGTGAAGTAGAAATAGAAGTGGAAGAATTATTTGAATGTCCTACCAAACAACGGTGCACAGCTTGCGAAATAAAATACCAACAACAAAAAGTAAAGGGTTATAAATTATAA
- a CDS encoding AAA family ATPase — MTDNISPLISSDASSATDPIIEKTIPLTVQQCTTHFDQYLTQYQKPEKAELSLLFPDAVSVVSRYLKLPTQLLLINSRHWLSAKQLLEQTIAPTLPTSYLLSYNQESLFGRLSLGNDGQLNFSDGHLSKYDQGILVLNISPLLVEPNLWFKLKSVLQRGHLQASDAVNAEKIKQALPDLTQQTINTKIILVASRFQLEELIQIDPEYSQVSSLFCELASQVPVSQESINAIVTYCHNLTEQLAIEKLDNDTLSTLLHFLATQCQHQKLLSFAPESIQQALQYANLFNDNNKINQQDLIAYFNEIDQAQSLARKYSEQSLLEGQVNLQLTGENIGQINGLSVVELLGYPCEFGEVFRISASDMIGDGEIIDVERKVELAGNIHAKSTLIVQGYLNHFFSHVTAFPYSCNLVFEQSYQESDGDSASLAILIAASSCYSQFPVKQNIFVTGSLDQHGNVLAIGGINQKIESVTRLFDLGLITEPVLIVMPKANQINLTLNLKTLALIESGKMMIHTVSHCHQAYPLLLDKTFEQVIKAINLRIDIAAKEEMEDNTSSLFSRIKDSIFH, encoded by the coding sequence TTGACCGATAATATTTCCCCTTTAATTTCAAGCGATGCCTCTAGTGCTACTGATCCTATTATTGAGAAAACTATTCCTTTAACAGTACAACAATGTACAACACATTTTGATCAATATTTAACTCAATATCAAAAGCCTGAAAAAGCAGAGTTATCACTTTTGTTTCCTGATGCTGTGTCTGTTGTTTCTCGTTATTTGAAACTACCAACTCAACTACTTTTAATTAATAGCCGCCACTGGTTAAGTGCGAAACAATTGCTTGAACAAACGATTGCACCAACTTTACCAACAAGTTATTTACTAAGTTATAATCAAGAAAGTTTATTTGGACGCTTATCTTTAGGAAATGATGGACAATTAAATTTTTCCGATGGCCACTTAAGTAAATATGATCAAGGCATTTTAGTCCTTAACATTAGTCCGCTATTAGTTGAACCCAATTTATGGTTTAAATTAAAGTCTGTTTTACAACGAGGTCACTTACAAGCAAGTGATGCCGTTAATGCTGAAAAAATAAAACAAGCATTACCCGATTTAACTCAGCAAACTATTAATACAAAAATAATTTTAGTAGCGAGTAGATTTCAGCTCGAAGAATTAATTCAGATTGATCCAGAATACTCACAAGTTTCTTCTTTATTTTGTGAATTAGCGAGTCAAGTACCCGTATCTCAAGAATCTATTAATGCGATTGTTACTTATTGTCACAACTTAACAGAACAGCTAGCAATAGAAAAATTAGATAACGACACTTTATCAACACTTTTACATTTCCTAGCAACTCAATGTCAGCACCAAAAACTGCTATCGTTTGCACCAGAATCGATTCAACAAGCTTTACAGTATGCAAACTTATTTAATGATAATAATAAAATCAACCAACAAGATTTAATTGCCTATTTTAATGAAATAGATCAAGCACAATCATTAGCACGAAAATACAGTGAACAATCGCTCCTTGAAGGACAAGTAAACCTACAATTAACAGGTGAGAATATAGGCCAAATCAATGGTTTATCCGTTGTTGAATTATTAGGTTACCCCTGTGAGTTTGGTGAAGTATTTAGGATTTCAGCGAGTGATATGATCGGCGATGGTGAGATTATAGATGTAGAAAGAAAAGTCGAACTAGCGGGTAATATCCATGCTAAAAGTACGTTAATTGTACAAGGCTACTTAAATCACTTTTTCAGTCATGTCACCGCCTTTCCTTATTCTTGTAATTTAGTTTTTGAGCAATCTTATCAAGAAAGTGATGGAGACAGTGCTTCATTGGCTATTTTAATTGCAGCAAGCTCTTGTTACTCACAATTCCCTGTTAAACAAAACATATTTGTGACAGGTTCTCTTGATCAACATGGTAATGTATTAGCCATTGGAGGCATTAATCAAAAAATTGAATCAGTAACCCGTTTGTTTGACTTAGGTTTAATTACAGAGCCCGTTTTAATTGTAATGCCTAAAGCTAACCAAATTAATTTAACCCTCAATTTGAAAACGTTGGCATTAATTGAATCCGGTAAAATGATGATTCATACAGTTTCTCATTGTCATCAAGCTTATCCTTTATTATTAGATAAAACCTTTGAGCAAGTGATCAAAGCAATTAACTTACGAATAGATATTGCAGCTAAAGAAGAGATGGAAGATAACACTAGTAGTTTGTTTTCTAGAATAAAAGATTCTATATTTCATTAG
- the fabA gene encoding bifunctional 3-hydroxydecanoyl-ACP dehydratase/trans-2-decenoyl-ACP isomerase — MTKIVSQKELGKNSYNKEELIKCGQGELFGEGNCQLPIDKMLMLDRIISITEDGGEHGKGELIAELDIDKALWFFQCHFPNDPVMPGCLGLDAMWQLVGFFLGWSGGPGKGRALGVGNVKFTGQVLPTAKKVTYRITMKRLIMRKLVMGIADGVVEVDGKVIYAAEDLKVGLFVDTSSF; from the coding sequence ATGACTAAAATCGTATCCCAAAAAGAGTTGGGTAAAAACTCTTACAATAAAGAAGAATTAATCAAATGTGGTCAAGGTGAGCTATTTGGTGAAGGCAACTGTCAATTACCTATCGACAAGATGCTTATGCTAGACCGTATTATCAGCATTACTGAAGATGGCGGAGAACACGGTAAAGGCGAATTAATTGCTGAACTAGATATCGATAAAGCATTATGGTTCTTCCAATGTCATTTCCCAAATGATCCCGTTATGCCTGGTTGTTTAGGTCTTGATGCAATGTGGCAACTAGTTGGTTTCTTCCTAGGTTGGAGTGGCGGTCCTGGTAAAGGACGTGCTTTAGGCGTAGGTAATGTTAAATTTACAGGCCAAGTTTTACCAACAGCGAAGAAAGTAACATACCGTATAACAATGAAACGCTTAATTATGCGTAAATTGGTTATGGGTATTGCTGATGGTGTCGTAGAAGTAGATGGTAAAGTTATCTATGCAGCTGAAGATTTGAAAGTTGGTTTATTTGTGGATACTTCAAGCTTTTAA
- the sppA gene encoding signal peptide peptidase SppA, whose protein sequence is MAFLFRFIKQLFIKGFKLLNLIRLLILNVLFLIIVLVIFVSFETQDEQIKVADNSYLRLNLNGFIVEKKHPVNISQEISKQLTGLDQEIPQEFETQELIKTIRNAQHDPKITGLVLELSGLQSASLDQLTDIGEAINLFKTEGKPVFAYADNYTQTQYYLAAYADHITLPPNGFVLLQGYSVNRLYFKDLLDKLLVTPHIFKVGTYKSFVEPFTETEMSQYSKEANQHWLDQLWESYIQRVLEQRKANKLLTANSISPDLKSLKKQLQAVSGDTSEYALSVGLVDELKFYDNFITTLTHPTNNESKAIDIIDYNRYRSTLSPLYKTTGATNRIAVIHGSGEIISGVTDGTTIADKSFNSLLKQARNDSRIKAVVIRLDTPGGSAFASENIRQQVLALKAADKKVVVSMGSVTASGGYWIASAADQIIASPTTLTGSIGIFGMFATIDKSLKEIGINQDGVSTSPLSGFGITQPLSPELAEIFQIGIESGYANFLKVVSEGRDMTVQAVDKVAQGRVWTGIDGLENGLVDQLGNLQTAINSAANLASLDDFDIISIEPKVSSKQAFFNQLLISSVSFLPNAVIKQPSWVSLFSDLEQQANFVTRLNDPQSRYVYCTQCYIK, encoded by the coding sequence ATGGCTTTCTTATTTCGTTTTATTAAACAACTATTTATTAAAGGGTTTAAATTACTTAATTTAATCCGTTTATTAATACTTAATGTGTTGTTCTTAATTATTGTACTAGTCATTTTTGTTTCTTTTGAAACACAAGATGAACAAATAAAAGTGGCTGATAATTCCTATCTTCGTTTAAATTTAAATGGGTTTATCGTAGAAAAGAAACACCCAGTTAATATTTCACAAGAGATATCAAAACAATTAACTGGATTAGATCAAGAAATACCACAAGAATTTGAAACACAAGAGTTAATTAAAACCATTCGAAATGCACAACATGATCCAAAAATAACAGGATTGGTGCTAGAGTTAAGCGGTTTACAGTCAGCCAGTCTCGATCAACTTACAGATATAGGTGAGGCGATTAATCTATTTAAAACTGAAGGTAAGCCTGTATTTGCTTATGCGGATAATTATACGCAAACCCAATACTATCTAGCCGCTTATGCCGACCACATTACACTACCGCCAAATGGTTTTGTTCTTTTGCAAGGTTATTCAGTCAATAGATTATATTTTAAAGATTTATTAGATAAATTATTAGTAACACCACATATCTTTAAAGTGGGAACTTACAAATCATTTGTTGAACCCTTTACTGAAACTGAAATGTCGCAATATAGCAAAGAAGCGAATCAACATTGGTTAGATCAGCTATGGGAAAGTTACATTCAACGAGTATTAGAGCAACGTAAAGCTAATAAACTATTAACCGCTAATTCCATAAGCCCTGACTTAAAATCTCTTAAAAAACAATTACAGGCAGTTTCTGGTGACACAAGTGAATATGCACTTTCTGTCGGGTTAGTCGATGAATTAAAATTTTATGATAATTTCATAACCACCTTAACGCACCCTACTAACAATGAAAGTAAAGCTATTGATATCATCGACTACAACCGTTATAGGTCAACGTTGTCTCCTTTATATAAAACCACAGGTGCGACTAATAGAATCGCAGTAATACACGGTTCTGGTGAAATAATATCTGGAGTCACTGATGGAACAACAATTGCGGATAAAAGCTTCAATAGTTTATTAAAACAGGCTCGTAATGATAGTCGCATTAAAGCCGTTGTTATTCGTTTAGATACACCAGGGGGTAGCGCTTTTGCCTCTGAGAATATTAGACAACAAGTACTTGCACTAAAAGCCGCAGATAAAAAAGTAGTTGTTTCAATGGGGTCTGTGACAGCTTCTGGTGGATATTGGATAGCTTCTGCTGCCGATCAAATTATTGCATCACCGACGACGTTAACTGGCTCTATTGGAATATTTGGCATGTTTGCAACTATCGATAAATCACTTAAGGAAATAGGCATAAATCAAGATGGGGTTTCAACTAGCCCTCTTTCTGGATTTGGAATAACACAGCCCCTAAGTCCTGAACTTGCTGAGATATTTCAAATTGGAATTGAAAGCGGCTATGCTAATTTCTTAAAAGTGGTATCAGAAGGACGTGATATGACAGTACAAGCAGTTGATAAAGTAGCTCAAGGCCGTGTTTGGACTGGTATAGATGGCCTTGAAAATGGTTTGGTTGATCAACTAGGCAACTTACAAACTGCCATTAACAGTGCAGCAAACTTAGCGAGCTTAGATGATTTTGATATTATCTCTATCGAGCCCAAGGTTTCTTCTAAACAAGCTTTCTTTAATCAATTATTAATAAGTTCAGTCAGCTTTTTACCTAATGCCGTGATTAAACAGCCATCTTGGGTTTCTTTATTTTCAGATCTAGAGCAACAAGCAAACTTTGTCACTAGACTTAATGATCCTCAAAGTCGTTATGTCTACTGCACACAATGCTACATTAAATAA
- a CDS encoding DUF2919 domain-containing protein — translation MKQRLYALQHYTESGDLKAPPVLLYILLFLSRTLMLLVISVASQQTGNKLLQIFYPDKVHFYLGLIIGLFPLIIFLVSGRRHAQDGWALKCWPFCFYLLIASVLGDLGLQVYYLYMQHFTYSVAASIQLVVVAWSCIYIIKSKQLRDCFR, via the coding sequence ATGAAACAACGTCTCTACGCATTACAACACTATACTGAATCTGGTGATTTAAAAGCGCCACCAGTGTTACTGTATATTTTATTATTTTTATCTAGAACTTTGATGTTACTTGTCATATCTGTTGCTTCCCAACAAACAGGAAATAAGTTATTACAAATTTTTTACCCCGATAAAGTGCATTTTTATCTTGGTTTGATCATTGGCTTATTTCCACTAATTATATTTTTAGTCTCTGGCAGACGTCATGCACAAGATGGTTGGGCATTAAAGTGTTGGCCATTTTGCTTCTACTTACTTATAGCGAGTGTATTAGGAGACTTAGGTTTACAGGTTTATTATTTATATATGCAACACTTTACATATTCAGTTGCTGCCTCAATACAATTAGTCGTCGTTGCATGGAGTTGTATTTATATTATTAAAAGCAAACAATTAAGAGATTGCTTTAGGTAG
- a CDS encoding NAD(P)/FAD-dependent oxidoreductase, producing MKKIVIVGGGAGGLELATKLGNKLGRKQKAHITLVDKNSTHLWKPLLHEVAAGSLDDGIDAVSYRAHATNHSFNFKLGAMRNLDRVNKTISIDALFDEEGCQILPESHLEYDILVMALGSVSNDFNTKGVGEHCIFLDSPQQAKKFHHRMLNKYLQLGVKETNSVNVSIIGAGATGVELSAELYNSLKQVSSYGFSHIKSADLRVSLIEAGDSILPALPKRISASAHRELLKLGVDVRTNTMVTEANEEGLLTKSGELIKADLIVWAAGIKAPDYLKDLAGLETNRINQLIVKPTLQTTLDNNIYAIGDCASCALPNGGFVPPRAQSAHQMASLVGKNILATLKDKPLSDYKYTDYGSLVSLSNYSTVGSLMGSLMQGSMMIEGRLAKVVYISLYRMHQVALHGYIRTGLMTIVEKINRVLRPRLKLH from the coding sequence ATGAAGAAAATTGTAATAGTAGGTGGCGGTGCTGGCGGTTTAGAGTTAGCTACGAAGTTAGGTAATAAGCTTGGTCGGAAACAAAAAGCACATATTACTTTAGTTGATAAAAACAGTACTCACCTCTGGAAACCATTGTTACATGAAGTAGCCGCTGGTTCTTTAGATGATGGTATCGATGCTGTAAGTTATAGAGCACATGCAACAAATCACTCATTTAACTTTAAATTAGGTGCGATGCGTAACCTAGATCGTGTGAATAAAACGATTTCAATTGATGCTTTATTTGATGAAGAAGGCTGTCAAATTTTACCTGAAAGTCATCTTGAGTATGATATTTTGGTCATGGCCTTAGGCAGTGTCAGTAATGATTTTAATACAAAAGGTGTTGGTGAGCATTGTATCTTTTTAGATAGCCCACAGCAGGCGAAAAAATTCCATCACCGTATGTTAAATAAGTATTTACAATTAGGTGTTAAAGAAACAAATTCAGTTAACGTTTCAATTATTGGTGCTGGCGCAACGGGGGTAGAGTTATCTGCTGAGCTATATAATTCACTCAAACAAGTTTCTAGCTATGGCTTCTCACATATTAAAAGCGCTGATTTACGCGTTAGCTTAATTGAAGCTGGCGATAGTATTTTACCGGCTTTACCTAAACGTATTTCAGCCTCTGCTCATCGTGAACTACTTAAGTTAGGTGTTGATGTAAGAACTAACACAATGGTGACTGAAGCGAATGAAGAAGGTTTATTAACTAAATCGGGTGAATTAATTAAAGCTGATTTAATTGTATGGGCGGCGGGTATTAAAGCGCCTGATTATTTGAAAGATTTAGCTGGGCTAGAAACTAATAGAATTAATCAATTGATTGTTAAGCCAACATTACAGACTACTCTAGATAATAATATTTATGCAATTGGTGATTGTGCAAGTTGTGCATTACCTAATGGTGGTTTCGTGCCTCCTCGTGCACAGTCAGCCCATCAAATGGCTTCATTAGTAGGTAAGAACATTTTGGCTACACTTAAAGATAAGCCATTAAGTGATTATAAATATACTGATTACGGGTCACTTGTTTCATTAAGTAACTACAGCACTGTAGGTAGTTTAATGGGAAGTTTGATGCAAGGTTCAATGATGATTGAAGGCCGTTTAGCTAAAGTTGTTTATATTTCTTTGTATCGTATGCATCAAGTGGCCTTGCATGGTTATATCCGTACTGGATTGATGACTATTGTTGAAAAAATTAATCGAGTGTTACGTCCACGTTTAAAGCTACATTAA
- the ycfP gene encoding alpha/beta hydrolase YcfP, producing MIIYLHGFDATSPGNHEKVMQLKSIDQDVRSVHYSTIHPKQDMSHILKEVHQHIKSTDDSSPLICGVGLGGYWSERIGFLCGIKQVIFNPNLHPEDNMVGRIEWPEEYFDIDTKCVSDFRRENESKCLCILSTVDDVLDSEVSNHELANYYPIIFDQNQGHKFTDIAVHLTTISKFKTDK from the coding sequence ATGATCATCTATCTACACGGTTTTGATGCAACAAGTCCTGGTAATCACGAAAAAGTGATGCAATTGAAGTCTATCGATCAAGATGTACGTTCTGTTCATTACAGTACTATTCACCCTAAACAAGATATGAGCCATATTTTGAAAGAGGTGCATCAACATATTAAAAGTACAGACGATAGCTCACCCCTAATCTGCGGTGTTGGCCTAGGCGGTTATTGGAGTGAAAGAATAGGTTTTTTATGTGGTATTAAACAAGTCATATTTAATCCTAACTTACACCCTGAAGACAATATGGTCGGCAGAATTGAATGGCCTGAAGAGTATTTTGATATAGATACAAAATGCGTTAGTGATTTTAGGCGTGAAAATGAAAGCAAGTGTTTATGTATTTTGTCTACTGTCGATGATGTACTTGACAGTGAAGTGAGTAACCATGAGTTAGCTAATTACTACCCAATTATTTTCGATCAAAATCAAGGACATAAATTTACCGATATAGCGGTTCATCTAACAACTATTAGCAAGTTTAAAACAGATAAATAA
- the nagZ gene encoding beta-N-acetylhexosaminidase, translating to MRPIILDVEGYQLTATEQEYLAHPLVAGVILFTRNYDNILQLKELVQQIRLYAKKDIIISVDHEGGRVQRFREGFTELPSCGSLVAHSSSMQEALALAKASAFVMASELLACDIDLSFAPVLDINGISDVIKERSFSEDKAQVSQLASAYIEGMKQAGMSSTGKHFPGHGSVKADSHIALPVDNRSFEQIFDHDMQPFSELIKANKLDAIMPSHVVYSQCDSLPCGFSEYWLQKILKQQLGFTGAIISDDISMHGASFVGNHLSRAKEAIHAGCDLILACNDTPAAMSILEGLQVSNKCNEDLISSLFADKSKLSLPLQANKVWIDNRRLLLDFNESL from the coding sequence ATGCGCCCAATCATTTTGGATGTAGAAGGTTATCAATTAACAGCAACAGAACAAGAGTATTTAGCGCATCCTTTAGTGGCGGGCGTTATTTTATTTACTCGCAATTACGATAATATTTTACAGTTAAAAGAATTAGTACAACAAATTCGGTTATATGCAAAAAAAGACATTATTATTTCTGTCGATCATGAAGGAGGTCGCGTACAACGCTTCCGTGAAGGGTTTACTGAGTTACCATCTTGTGGCTCCTTAGTTGCTCATTCATCATCAATGCAAGAAGCCTTAGCTCTAGCAAAGGCAAGTGCATTTGTAATGGCGAGTGAGTTACTTGCATGTGATATAGATTTAAGTTTTGCACCTGTGTTAGATATTAATGGCATATCCGATGTTATTAAAGAACGTTCATTTAGTGAAGATAAAGCACAAGTGTCTCAACTTGCTTCTGCTTATATAGAGGGTATGAAACAAGCTGGTATGTCCAGTACAGGTAAGCATTTTCCGGGACATGGTAGTGTAAAAGCAGATTCTCATATTGCTTTACCGGTTGATAACCGAAGTTTTGAACAAATATTTGATCATGATATGCAACCCTTTAGTGAATTAATTAAAGCAAATAAATTAGATGCGATAATGCCATCGCATGTTGTTTATTCGCAATGTGACTCATTACCTTGTGGTTTTTCTGAGTATTGGTTACAGAAAATATTGAAACAGCAACTTGGATTTACGGGAGCTATCATCAGTGATGATATTTCAATGCATGGAGCAAGTTTTGTTGGAAATCACTTGTCGAGAGCAAAAGAGGCAATTCATGCAGGTTGTGATCTGATACTTGCTTGTAATGATACTCCAGCTGCAATGAGTATTTTAGAGGGGTTGCAAGTCTCGAATAAGTGTAATGAAGATCTGATATCATCTTTATTCGCTGATAAAAGTAAACTTTCATTACCTTTACAAGCAAATAAAGTTTGGATTGACAATAGACGTTTATTACTCGATTTTAATGAGAGCCTCTAA